A single genomic interval of Juglans regia cultivar Chandler chromosome 1, Walnut 2.0, whole genome shotgun sequence harbors:
- the LOC108979361 gene encoding heat stress transcription factor C-1-like: MLAVNGMEANNVIAPFVMKTYQMINDPKTDSLITWGRANNSFIVIDPLDFSQRILPAYFKHNNFSSFVRQLNTYGFRKVDPDRWEFANEWFLRGQKHLLRNIVRRRQSRNSNTQGLKHEDVDDEEELVMEIARLKEEQKALDEELRGMNRRLEATERRPEQMMAFLHKVVEDPDIIPRLMLQKERTRRLMSEKKRRLMIPSASSSSSIKTEDEEEGTTQGVNSSSPETGFEIDNFREQSSPDNPTPGWFIQRQVMGSYSIAQEPFGCIAIDSPFLSAPTATTTGIGNSTAVSPPESNMSGYGNGSSGQVSLFTEMAAGVEASPPPPYPFSLFRGGF; encoded by the exons ATGCTCGCTGTTAATGGAATGGAGGCGAACAACGTCATCGCGCCGTTCGTTATGAAGACTTATCAGATGATCAACGATCCGAAGACGGATAGTTTGATCACCTGGGGAAGAGCCAACAACAGCTTCATCGTCATCGATCCCTTGGACTTCTCGCAGAGGATCTTACCTGCGTATTTCAAGCACAACAACTTCTCCAGTTTCGTCCGACAGCTCAACACCTAT GGATTCAGAAAGGTGGATCCTGATAGATGGGAATTCGCGAACGAGTGGTTTCTCCGAGGCCAGAAGCACTTGTTGAGGAACATCGTGCGGAGGAGGCAGAGTCGGAATTCGAATACGCAAGGGTTGAAACACGAAGATGTAGATGATGAAGAGGAACTGGTTATGGAAATAGCGAGGTTGAAGGAGGAGCAGAAGGCGCTGGACGAAGAGCTTCGTGGCATGAACAGGCGTTTGGAGGCGACGGAGAGAAGGCCGGAGCAAATGATGGCGTTCTTGCACAAAGTCGTGGAAGACCCAGATATTATACCCCGCCTAATGCTCCAGAAAGAACGGACCAGGAGACTTATGAGCGAGAAGAAGCGGCGGCTAATGATACCTTCTGCATCGTCGTCTTCTTCGATAAAGACTGAGGACGAAGAAGAGGGAACAACTCAAGGCGTAAATTCGTCGTCGCCGGAGACTGGTTTTGAAATCGATAATTTTCGTGAACAATCGTCGCCGGATAACCCTACGCCGGGATGGTTTATCCAAAGGCAGGTGATGGGTTCTTATTCGATTGCCCAAGAACCTTTTGGTTGCATCGCCATTGATAGCCCCTTTTTGTCGGCGCCAACGGCCACTACTACGGGAATTGGAAATAGCACGGCGGTGTCTCCGCCAGAAAGTAATATGTCGGGTTATGGAAATGGG